TCGTTATTGGGATGAAAACAAACTAAAATGGTTTGGCGAGCAAGTAAAAAATGGAGCTACAGTAAACCGTGCTGTAAGTGAATTTGCAATGGGCAGTCCAGTTCGTGGCGGAAAACCAGAAACATCTGCAAAGCGTAAAGGCGAAGGATACGTATTAAATGGACGAAAAAATTATACGAGCGGTGCACCTGATTTAGATTACTTCTTAGTTTCAGCTTGGGTAGAAGATGATAATCATCTGGGCTTTTTCTTAGTACCTAAAACAGCTGAAGGCGTATCAGTGGAAAATACATGGGATGTTGCATCAATGCGTGGCACAGGTAGTGATGATCTCGTACTTCAAAATGTAGTGGTGGAGCAATCTTTTTTAGTTGAAATTCCGAGTTATTCTACAGGTTTTAAGTTAAATGGCTGGTTATTATTAATTCCAGCAACGTATTTAGGTATTGCTCAGGCAGCGCGCGATTATGCCGTAAAGTTTGCTACAGAGCATTCACCGAACAGTATACAAAGAACAATTGCCGAGCTTCCGAATGTGCAAACATTAATTGGCGAAATGGATTTAGCGTTAACCAAAGCACGCTTTACGCTTTACGGTGTAGCGGAGTTATATAAGGACCCGGCAAAAAAATTAGCCATTATTAATGAAGTAAATATCGCGAAGCATGTGGTGACAAATACTGCAATCGAAGTTGTCGACAAGGCTATGCGCTTAGTCGGTGCAAAAAGCCTACAGCGTTCCAATCCATTACAGCGTTATTATCGTGATGTACGTGCAGGTCTTCATAATCCGCCAATGGACGACATTACCATTAAGCGTTTAGCGGAAACAGCCATTCAAAATCAATTAAAACAGAAAGAGGTAACTGTATGAAATTCAAGCAAATTGTGAAATTAGCAACAATTAGTATTGCAGCTTCAGCATTATTAGCTGCATGCGGTAATGATACAGAATCGGGTTCAGCTTCATCATCAACAGAAAGTAAAGATGGCGTAACAGTTGTCAAAGTTGCTTATGACCAGGCAGGCAAGCCAATGACGTATTTAGACGAAAACGGTAATCCGACAGGCTACGATGTCGAAGTAATGAAGCTAGTGGACGAGGCATTACCAGACTATGAATTTGAATATGTTGGTACAACTAATGATGATTTATTAATCGGCGTGGAGCAAGGCAAATATCACGCAGGTGTTAAAAATGCTTTCTGGACAGAAGAACGCACACAAAAATATATTTTCCCTAAAGAATTTTTAGGGTTAAGTAGTGCTGGCTTAGTATTGAAAAAAGAAAATGAACATATTAAAAATTTAAGTGATTTCGCATCAGCAGGCTATACGCTAGCACCAATCGCGGCGAATAACGCACAGTATACTGTAATCGCAGAATACAACGAAGCAAACCCAGACAATCCAGTAAAATTACAAGCGGGTGAAGAATTTACAGTGGATGTTGTGCAATGGGTAAATGAAGGTCGTGTAGATGGTGGCGTTCAAATCGAAGGTTCATTCACAGGTCAAGTATTAACAGAGGGTGGCCCATACTACAACTTAAAAGATGAAGTCGTTTATAACGAATTTGCCGTTATTAAAACATGGCCGCTATTCAACAAAAAGCAGCAAGAATTTGCAGATGCCTATGACAAAGCAATCACAGAAATTAAAAAGACGGACGCTTTAAAAGAATTAAGTAAAGAATTTTATGGTAAAGACTTATTCGAAGTATTAGATTCAGTAAATCGCTAAACTGCAAGAAGCTGCTTAAGTATTTTGCTTAAGTAGCTTTTTTTAGCACAAACATACGAAAGTGGGGAGCACATGGAAAAGTATTTTGATTTGTCATACATTTGGTCGGCATTGCCGAATTTATTACCGTACTTATGGATTACATTATATATCGCAGCCCTTTCAGTAATATGCGGAACTCTATTTGGCTTAGTGCTTGCAGCGGCGAAGTTAAGTACTAATAAATGGTTTTGTAGGCTCGCGAATGGCTATACGACGATTATTCGTTGTACGCCATCCATCGTTTTATTATTTTTAGTGTATTACGGAATCCCAGCGTTTTCAGAAGGGCTATTAGGTATTTACTTGCAAAATGTTCCGACTGGAGTCTTTGTTGTTGTGACGTTTAGCTTACAGTTTGCAGCGATGATGTCAGAAGTCATTCGTTCGTCGTATTTAGCGATTGATCGAGGACAATTTGAAGCGGCAGTAAGTGTTGGTTTAACTCCTCTTCAAGCATATCGTCGCATTATTTTCCCGCAAGCTTTAGTCGTTGCATTGCCGAATTTTGGGAATGGCTTAATTTCGGTACTTCAGGAAGGCGCACTTGCTTATACAATAGGTTTTATTGATATTGTGGGCAAGGCAAATTTAATTATTGCGAATAACTATGGTACACATACACTAGAAATCTTTATCGCTTTAGCGGTGATTTATTGGGTGTTATCGATCTCAATTGAAAAGATCTTCGCACTCTTAGAAAAAGCGTTTAGTAAAGGAAAACAACCAATTAAAACGACGTAGGAGGTACGCATATGGACATTATAAACTGGCAATTTTTATTTGATACTTTTTTTGTTGCATTAAGTGGTGTGCCGGTCGCGTTACTCGTAACGGTTGTTTCACTTTTTATTGCGGTTCCACTCGGCTTTTTGTTAGCGCTAGCACGTGTATATGAGGTGCCAGTCATTAATTTCTTCGCAAAAATCTATATATCATTTGTGCGTGGGACACCAGTAATTATTCAAATTTTCGTGCTGTATGCAACGATTCCGCTTTTACTGAAGGGTCTATTTGAGAAATATAATATTGATTATCCGATTTATGAAGTGAATCCACTTTGGTATGCGTTTATTATTTTCTCATTCAATACAGCTGCTATTTTAATAGAAGTATTCCGTTCGGCGCTACAAACGGTTCCAAAAGGGCAGCTTGAGGCGGCACAATCGGTTGGCTTAACGGCAACACAAGCATATCGCCGTATTATTATTCCACAGGCGCTTGTTGCTGCAATGCCAAATCTTTGTACAGCGACGATAAATTTAATAAAAGCTACGTCGCTCGGTTATGCGATTTCATTGCAAGAAATTACGTTAAAGGCAAAGGTAGAGGCAAATTTGGGTTACAACTATTTAGAGGCATATATTGATATTTTCATAGTCTACTTAATGGTTTGTATGACAGTTGAATATTTATTTAAATGGTCTGAAAAACGTTTAAGCCGTTACAAGGTGGCTACGGTATAAGGAGGGAAAGCGATGCTAGAAATTAAAAATGTGCATAAAACATTTGGTGATAATGAAATATTAAAAGGTGTTAATTTAACAATTGATAAGGGGGACGTTGTCGTTATTTTAGGTCCAAGTGGGTCAGGGAAAACGACATTGTTACGTTGTATTAACTTTTTAGAACGTGCCGATGAAGGAAGCGCAAATTTTGATGAAATCGAAGTTGATTTACATAAAGCTTCGAAAAAGGAAATTTTAGAAATTCGTAAAAAAACTGCATTTGTGTTCCAAAACTATAATTTATTTAACAATAAAACGGCGCTTGAAAATGTGGCAGAAGGGCTAATTGTTGGGCGTGGTATGAAAAAAGATGCTGCTTATGATATTTCGAAAAAAGCACTCGCTAAAGTAGGGCTATCGGCAAAATATGATGCCTATCCAAGCCAATTATCGGGTGGGCAGCAGCAACGTGTTGGTATTGCACGAGCGGTTGCATTAAATCCAGATATTATTTTATTTGATGAACCAACATCGGCACTAGATCCCGAGCTAGTTGGAGAGGTACTTAGTGTCATGAAGGATATTGCCAAAGAAGGAACGACAATGCTTGTAGTAACCCATGAAATGTCCTTTGCG
This portion of the Solibacillus daqui genome encodes:
- a CDS encoding acyl-CoA dehydrogenase family protein; protein product: MSKQLFIKTDKQREWLTKLESLEQSFKQQAQQIDEAAVFPFDNFKRLREVGYTKITLPKEFGGEGFSLYDTILLHETLSSYCGSTGLAASWTIQNVGEIFENRYWDENKLKWFGEQVKNGATVNRAVSEFAMGSPVRGGKPETSAKRKGEGYVLNGRKNYTSGAPDLDYFLVSAWVEDDNHLGFFLVPKTAEGVSVENTWDVASMRGTGSDDLVLQNVVVEQSFLVEIPSYSTGFKLNGWLLLIPATYLGIAQAARDYAVKFATEHSPNSIQRTIAELPNVQTLIGEMDLALTKARFTLYGVAELYKDPAKKLAIINEVNIAKHVVTNTAIEVVDKAMRLVGAKSLQRSNPLQRYYRDVRAGLHNPPMDDITIKRLAETAIQNQLKQKEVTV
- a CDS encoding transporter substrate-binding domain-containing protein; the encoded protein is MKFKQIVKLATISIAASALLAACGNDTESGSASSSTESKDGVTVVKVAYDQAGKPMTYLDENGNPTGYDVEVMKLVDEALPDYEFEYVGTTNDDLLIGVEQGKYHAGVKNAFWTEERTQKYIFPKEFLGLSSAGLVLKKENEHIKNLSDFASAGYTLAPIAANNAQYTVIAEYNEANPDNPVKLQAGEEFTVDVVQWVNEGRVDGGVQIEGSFTGQVLTEGGPYYNLKDEVVYNEFAVIKTWPLFNKKQQEFADAYDKAITEIKKTDALKELSKEFYGKDLFEVLDSVNR
- a CDS encoding amino acid ABC transporter permease — encoded protein: MDIINWQFLFDTFFVALSGVPVALLVTVVSLFIAVPLGFLLALARVYEVPVINFFAKIYISFVRGTPVIIQIFVLYATIPLLLKGLFEKYNIDYPIYEVNPLWYAFIIFSFNTAAILIEVFRSALQTVPKGQLEAAQSVGLTATQAYRRIIIPQALVAAMPNLCTATINLIKATSLGYAISLQEITLKAKVEANLGYNYLEAYIDIFIVYLMVCMTVEYLFKWSEKRLSRYKVATV
- a CDS encoding amino acid ABC transporter ATP-binding protein, whose protein sequence is MLEIKNVHKTFGDNEILKGVNLTIDKGDVVVILGPSGSGKTTLLRCINFLERADEGSANFDEIEVDLHKASKKEILEIRKKTAFVFQNYNLFNNKTALENVAEGLIVGRGMKKDAAYDISKKALAKVGLSAKYDAYPSQLSGGQQQRVGIARAVALNPDIILFDEPTSALDPELVGEVLSVMKDIAKEGTTMLVVTHEMSFAKDVANRVIFMDGGNVIEEGSPHEIFVQPKEERTKQFLRRVLPDDYTYHI
- a CDS encoding amino acid ABC transporter permease, giving the protein MEKYFDLSYIWSALPNLLPYLWITLYIAALSVICGTLFGLVLAAAKLSTNKWFCRLANGYTTIIRCTPSIVLLFLVYYGIPAFSEGLLGIYLQNVPTGVFVVVTFSLQFAAMMSEVIRSSYLAIDRGQFEAAVSVGLTPLQAYRRIIFPQALVVALPNFGNGLISVLQEGALAYTIGFIDIVGKANLIIANNYGTHTLEIFIALAVIYWVLSISIEKIFALLEKAFSKGKQPIKTT